In a single window of the Rhodamnia argentea isolate NSW1041297 chromosome 2, ASM2092103v1, whole genome shotgun sequence genome:
- the LOC125313925 gene encoding G-type lectin S-receptor-like serine/threonine-protein kinase At4g27290 yields the protein MQAPFSTCFYCSIIFVSFVGGLSFGADSLSSGQSMKDGETLVSSGQSFELGFFSPGSSKSRYLGIWYKITPETVVWVANGGNPLTDSSGVLTSGHEGTLALLNQSKGVVWSSNSSGVLTNPVACLLESGNLVLWDNISSNPGDTYSWQSFDYPCDTLLSYMKLGSNLRTGFKWYLTAWKSVDDPSPSDYTCGLDDQGLPHIVILRNGSTRTYQSGVWNGVEFSGLSVAANSISRQMLVNNQTDVYFAYQAPGDGIITRVSLNESGSLQRLVRKKESASWIVMYSLPNDSCDNYALCGANGFCRSNLSSKCQCLQGFIPKSPEEWQMLYFSGGCMRKVPVNCSKGEGFFKLSRVSCLIWLTTD from the coding sequence ATGCAAGCTCCTTTCTCTACCTGCTTTTACTGTTCTATCATCTTTGTGTCGTTTGTGGGGGGCTTGTCATTTGGAGCTGACTCCTTGAGTTCAGGTCAGTCTATGAAAGATGGAGAGACATTGGTCTCTTCCGGCCAAAGCTTTGAGCTTGGCTTCTTCTCTCCTGGAAGCTCCAAGAGCAGGTACTTGGGGATATGGTACAAGATCACTCCTGAGACAGTAGTTTGGGTGGCTAATGGAGGCAACCCGCTAACTGATTCGAGTGGTGTTCTCACGTCTGGCCATGAGGGGACTCTAGCTCTTCTGAACCAATCGAAGGGTGTTGTTTGGTCTTCGAATTCGTCTGGGGTCCTAACCAATCCTGTTGCATGTCTCCTGGAGTCTGGAAACCTTGTTCTTTGGGATAACATCAGTTCAAATCCCGGTGATACCTATTCGTGGCAAAGCTTTGATTACCCGTGCGACACGCTTTTATCCTATATGAAACTGGGGTCGAACTTGAGAACCGGTTTCAAATGGTATCTGACCGCATGGAAAAGCGTGGATGACCCTTCCCCTAGCGACTACACCTGTGGATTAGACGACCAAGGGCTGCCACATATTGTTATACTCAGGAACGGTTCGACAAGGACATATCAGAGTGGTGTGTGGAATGGAGTCGAGTTCAGCGGTCTCTCAGTGGCTGCGAATTCCATCTCGAGGCAAATGTTGGTCAACAACCAGACGGATGTCTATTTCGCTTATCAAGCTCCGGGTGATGGGATTATCACCAGAGTCAGTCTGAATGAGTCCGGGTCATTACAACGACTtgtgaggaagaaagaaagtgcTAGTTGGATTGTCATGTACTCGCTTCCCAATGATTCATGCGACAACTACGCATTATGCGGAGCTAATGGTTTCTGCAGAAGTAACCTCTCCTCGAAATGCCAGTGCTTGCAGGGTTTCATACCCAAGTCACCGGAAGAATGGCAAATGCTTTATTTTTCTGGTGGCTGCATGAGGAAGGTGCCTGTAAATTGTTCGAAAGGAGAAGGGTTTTTCAAACTTTCAAGGGTAAGCTGCCTGATCTGGTTGACTACTGATTGA